A genomic region of Lytechinus pictus isolate F3 Inbred chromosome 2, Lp3.0, whole genome shotgun sequence contains the following coding sequences:
- the LOC129253788 gene encoding cell adhesion molecule 1-like, giving the protein MMETLFPCLILMSLFLASDVASQLVDHSTPLATALPPEHLMSSETDSALVAAEATRGDGVVDERTSMDRTHEAAETTIPNRTFKSTSVQSVSKVHMGWPSASASTNFTAGDAIKTYLVGSNPAEGDTITLSCVVLDPTILTVSWYRIERLSTHDILAPAADVQRMSILLDSSDDARRVFNLTIEYLHSEDSGEYTCRGINRPGAVATLDITVRYVPELHYPECYLNGKRQAIVMEGDSLKFECRSEKGIPPWHLIWFRQLNKSIDVITTSIEDRSEMIFSEHSVIATRELTGATYMCSLVCLSHECLKANNNGPRNCNIGPLIVNERPQPTTPEIITIDPGMPIASEGDDIEFDCSTTLENGNAVWFPVGGEPPPDDHIIISDGGSHMSIRNVRVNDTDLMACGVFCQEKLVTVRHANFEILRKPTTTPEPTTTKTTTSSSTTASPAAVLTVTDRLGNDAGDRDRRKNKEIQAQRRVKIGTPLALIFMLVILIVLLVIVVRLRRHSYQRAATEPPDLGYTV; this is encoded by the coding sequence ATGATGGAGACACTGTTTCCTTGTCTTATCCTGATGTCTTTATTTCTTGCGAGTGACGTCGCTTCTCAGTTGGTCGACCACTCAACGCCATTGGCCACTGCTCTGCCACCAGAACACCTCATGAGCAGCGAAACTGATAGCGCACTCGTAGCCGCTGAAGCCACGAGGGGTGATGGGGTGGTGGATGAAAGAACTAGCATGGATCGTACACATGAAGCTGCAGAGACGACGATCCCGAACAGGACATTCAAATCGACGTCAGTGCAGAGCGTTAGTAAGGTCCACATGGGTTGGCCCTCAGCTTCTGCAAGTACAAACTTTACTGCTGGGGATGCAATCAAAACGTATTTAGTAGGGTCCAATCCTGCCGAAGGGGACACCATAACTTTGAGTTGTGTTGTGTTGGATCCAACCATCTTGACCGTGTCGTGGTACAGAATAGAGAGGTTGAGTACACATGATATCCTTGCCCCTGCTGCGGATGTTCAACGCATGTCAATATTGCTTGATTCCTCCGACGATGCGCGTCGTGTTTTTAATCTTACCATCGAATATTTGCATAGTGAAGATAGTGGTGAGTACACATGTCGAGGCATTAATCGTCCTGGTGCTGTCGCAACTCTGGACATCACGGTTAGGTACGTACCTGAGTTGCACTATCCAGAGTGCTACTTGAACGGTAAAAGACAAGCTATTGTGATGGAGGGCGATTCTTTAAAATTTGAGTGTAGATCGGAGAAAGGAATCCCTCCATGGCATTTGATTTGGTTTCGACAACTCAATAAAAGCATCGATGTGATAACCACGTCAATTGAGGATCGATCAGAAATGATTTTTAGCGAACACTCAGTCATAGCTACACGCGAATTAACTGGTGCCACGTACATGTGCTCCTTGGTATGTTTATCACATGAGTGCCTCAAGGCTAACAATAATGGCCCAAGAAACTGCAATATCGGGCCCTTGATTGTCAATGAGCGTCCGCAACCCACTACGCCAGAGATCATCACCATCGACCCCGGTATGCCGATCGCCTCCGAGGGTGATGACATCGAGTTCGATTGTTCAACGACGCTCGAGAACGGTAACGCGGTCTGGTTTCCAGTTGGCGGCGAACCACCGCCCGATGACCATATCATTATTTCCGATGGCGGCTCGCACATGTCCATCAGGAATGTGCGGGTCAACGATACCGACTTGATGGCATGCGGGGTTTTCTGCCAGGAGAAACTCGTCACCGTTCGGCATGCCAATTTTGAGATACTTCGTAAACCTACAACTACACCTGAACCAACGACGACAAAAACTACGACGTCGTCATCAACGACGGCATCGCCAGCAGCAGTATTAACTGTCACAGACAGACTAGGAAACGATGCAGGTGATAGGGATAGACGGAAAAATAAAGAGATTCAGGCGCAGAGAAGAGTAAAAATCGGCACACCTTTAGCACTTATTTTCATGCTTGTAATATTAATAGTACTCTTGGTCATTGTTGTGCGACTAAGAAGACATTCATATCAGAGAGCGGCAACAGAGCCACCAGATTTAGGCTATACAGTATGA
- the LOC129253789 gene encoding uncharacterized protein LOC129253789 — MFGLVDRSAYLFMLSSLLAISSVLGYNATFLQREVNGKCNHLVHHSNGRIISHLGTAHYADNKDCRVTISVAPGKRLFLRFDRFDITDSVNCFQDEVLIYDGTSISSPMLTGRLYGLCGSLPRQYRTMHSSGNEVTVRFITDDVTSDNQGFAISYVSYVPTSAADASDSSNCFPCRESSMCIDRHLMCDNLWHCPEGSDESFQLCYESPENEEEGSDGKGWLSWTGTHIAMAFAVAAVLFIISSLIFCCCCHQPSSGSLDDPSPHVITDANMYYIQQAKPDVVTSAPQLNHGKGASRSRSTSNHTEHRYDVVNADALDPMIGYQSVSESSAPSKANSDWWEVRRSCGDGCQSTVPMNYEVYEHHHHLYPNGVEYESETTSPLTQDYYVTNMSFIEQQESRWQYLTGQHHTHVSLPPQ, encoded by the exons ATGTTTGGATTAGTCGATCGCTCCGCATACCTCTTCATGCTCTCATCACTTCTGGCAATATCATCGGTTTTAGGATATAATGCAA CATTTCTTCAGCGAGAGGTCAACGGCAAATGCAACCATCTCGTCCATCATAGCAACGGCCGCATAATTTCGCACCTGGGTACAGCCCACTATGCTGACAACAAGGACTGCCGGGTGACGATAAGCGTCGCACCGGGTAAACGACTCTTCCTCAGATTCGACCGATTTGACATCACCGACTCGGTGAATTGCTTTCAG GACGAAGTCTTGATCTACGATGGAACGAGCATATCCAGTCCTATGTTGACAGGTCGTCTCTATGGCCTGTGTGGATCTCTGCCCCGTCAATACAGGACCATGCACTCAAGCGGCAACGAGGTCACAGTCAGGTTCATtactgatgacgtcacatcgGACAATCAGGGCTTCGCCATCTCTTACGTCAGCTACGTACCCACAAGCGCTGCTGATGCAAGTG ATTCGAGCAACTGCTTCCCTTGCCGAGAAAGTTCAATGTGCATTGATCGTCATTTGATGTGTGACAACCTATGGCACTGTCCTGAAGGCAGCGACGAGTCATTCCAGCTGTGTTATG AATCACCAGAAAATGAGGAGGAGGGGTCGGATGGTAAGGGCTGGTTATCATGGACAGGGACCCACATCGCCATGGCATTCGCCGTCGCCGCGGTTCTCTTCATCATATCGTCGCTAATCTTTTGCTGCTGTTGCCATCAGCCATCATCAGGCTCCCTCGACGACCCATCCCCGCACGTGATCACCGACGCGAACATGTACTACATCCAACAAGCCAAGCCCGACGTCGTCACCAGCGCTCCGCAATTAAACCACGGAAAAGGTGCGTCGCGGAGCCGCAGCACGAGCAACCACACCGAGCACCGCTACGACGTCGTCAACGCCGATGCATTGGACCCTATGATTGGCTACCAATCTGTGAGCGAGTCAAGTGCGCCCAGCAAGGCGAACTCTGATTGGTGGGAAGTTAGACGCAGCTGCGGTGACGGCTGCCAATCAACAGTGCCGATGAACTATGAGGTTTACGAGCATCACCATCATTTGTATCCAAACGGTGTCGAATACGAGTCAGAGACGACGTCACCGCTCACGCAAGATTATTACGTCACTAATATGTCATTCATTGAGCAACAAGAATCAAGATGGCAATATCTGACGGGTCAACACCACACTCATGTTTCTTTGCCACCACAATGA